From a region of the Oceanithermus desulfurans genome:
- a CDS encoding regulatory protein RecX produces the protein MKPKEPYSEERAMQYALRSLGRRMQSRAELERKLLARTTPEVARAVLGRLLEWGYLDDRAFAEAFVRSRRERWGELRLRAELARRGVDERIVREVLAASGDGEDEVGRALALLDKSAWRHKGEHARMVRFLQTRGFALSAAVEAAQRYEKLREDGETK, from the coding sequence CCGTACAGCGAGGAGCGGGCCATGCAGTACGCGCTGAGGTCCCTGGGGCGTCGCATGCAAAGCCGGGCCGAGCTCGAGCGCAAGCTGCTGGCGCGAACCACCCCCGAGGTGGCGCGGGCCGTGCTGGGTCGCCTGCTCGAGTGGGGCTACCTCGACGACCGGGCCTTTGCCGAGGCCTTCGTACGCTCGCGCCGGGAGCGCTGGGGTGAACTGCGCCTGCGCGCGGAGCTGGCCCGCCGAGGCGTAGACGAGCGGATCGTGCGCGAGGTGCTCGCGGCCAGCGGAGACGGTGAGGACGAGGTGGGGCGTGCACTCGCCCTTCTGGACAAGTCGGCCTGGCGTCACAAGGGTGAGCACGCGCGTATGGTCCGTTTCCTGCAGACGCGCGGCTTCGCGTTGAGCGCAGCCGTGGAGGCGGCGCAACGCTACGAAAAGTTGCGGGAAGATGGGGAAAC